The genomic region TAGCTTGGTGACTTCTCGCCGGTATCGATTGTGGTGGTAACCCCAACCCTCAATACTTAACACAAATAAGCAACACATTTATGCCGAATTGCATAAGGGTTTATGTCAATGACACTAGGACTATGGAACACGTTTGAAAATGTATAcaactttgttatttgttaaagaaaattaaattcGCAAATTATTGAGTGGAGAATGGCGTATGTTTAGAAAAAGCTATTTAGGCAGGGCAAATAACTGAAGCAGCTGACCTAAAATAGGGAAGCTATCATTTGCTGTTATCATGAGTACAGTTAGACCACAATATGTTTATACAAATTAggtgaatatgtgtgttttagtgttaaGGGATACGCTGGAGTCCCGCGGTGTGCTGGGCCAGCTGAAGGCTCGTATCCGGGCAGAAGTGTTCAGCGCCCTGGATGACCAGCGTGAACCTCGGCCACCGCTGTCACACGAAAACCTGATCATCAACGAGCTCATCCGGGAGTACCTGGACTTCAATAAGTACAAGTACACTTCTTCAGTACTGACAGCAGGTGGGTGGagataaataaaagtacaacCAGCGTTTTTATATGATCACAAATTTCTAATGCGTTGATGCAGTACgtacaaatgtattgtttacatttacagacTGTACACATGATTTCCAGTTAATATTCGTACTTGGCTGTAATCCATTTTAAAAATCTGTAATATTGATTACAAAGCATTGCAAAACGTCTTCCAGTCACTGAGTGTACTTCTTGTACTGTTTTTGTTCTCAGAGTCAGGCCAGCCGGAAGCTCCCTTGGACAGACAGTTCTTGGCCAATGAGCTGAAAGTCATAGAAGATGCAAGCTCCAAATCTGTGTAAgacataaaaaacaagtttgtgggAAATAATTGTACAGTTTGCTGTCCAACACAGAACTTGGAAATATATGGGACACCCTGATCTCTATCATCATAGTTTAATTTTGAACTTTTAGTCCACATTTCTCTTGCGGTCTCAGTTTAGtacacatgactcagcagatgCACCCGGGATTGTAGCCTGACTCCTGTCACTTTCACAATAAATGTTCCCTTTTCAATCACATACCAGCAGTGAAAATGGGCACTGAAATATTAATTAGCATTTAACTGTTAAGACCAAGGCTCGATTCTGACCCAGATTCTCAGCCATCCCACATCACTGTGTCTGTAGAGTGCAATATTGAACATCCATCACATTCAAAACATCATGAactgagttcacacaatgctgattaagcgtACCAGCTCCACATGACTGACTCTCTCTGCGTTTctcagtgtttagatctcatgtgatgtgtgtgtgtgtgtgaggtgttttACCTCACGACGGATGGAGTCAAGATAGAAGCACAACAACTACATAAGCATGTGTGCAGTGAAATAGCTGCATTAAGTTGGACTATGTTTGGGAAAACCCAAAAAGTGCTGGTGAAAACTTCAAAATTGCTGTTTATGCATTACGCAGCTCCAAGTTCCTGGGCAAGTAATGCTATGTTAAAAAGACATATGAAGGTGAAAAGCTCTTCTACAAGTTGATTGTTTacctcacattttattttccagacCTCTTCTCTACGGCTTAGTGTCCCACTTCCTGAACAGTAGTGATAATCGAGGGAAGGTGTTCCTGCGAGGTTCCTCTCTGCCAACTGGTCCCACTGCCAGTGACACTGGACCTGGACCTGATGCCTAAGACCTGACAGTGGACTGAATACTGGAATAGCTTGGACTTTAAATGCTATGACACTCCAGTatataaaatgaagtgaaatgttGCACCATGTTGTGGACTTCCATGTTGATGCAGTTTTACAGTAAGTACAGAAagcatttatgtattttttcatgttcatgttttgaaCTTGATGGATAATGGATTTTGGCTTTAGTCGTGGTGGCTCAATAGTTCACACAGATAGTTGAGgttcctttttttgtcttgtctaTTTAACTGTGAAATATCTTGGGTACTtgaattttgtatttgaattgtttttttaaacaaaataaatgttttgtatttatgcAATACACTTGTTTAAAATCATCTGTAAAAGTGGTGTTGATGTTGGGTAACACAAGATGGCAGTGTCACCACAGATAAAGCTAAAGACAAACTACTCTGGCTGGGTAGCCAGAGTAGTTTGCacacgtttgttttttatgtccgTCACTGTCAGTCCTTGTATCGCACACTGTCAGAGTGCGATAGTAGACAGCATGTGTAAGAAATGTAAACTTTCAGTTCTTTCAGTTGTTCCAAGGTAAATGCAGTACAGACCACAGCAAGTGCACTATAATTCCACTGTAACCACCAACACATTATGCCAATACAAACTCATAACACATTCACAGTTGTGTGTAAGCACGCTGGTGCTGCATAACCTTCACttattttcctgtgtttgtctCAACATTGTGGCACTAATTGTTCAGTACTGTGCGGTCAAACCTTGTGACTGCGTCCCCTTTCCTTTgagacaaacataaacacactgactcGTGCTTCTTCACTCCTGTAACAGTCACATATTTCATGATTATTTAGAtgcatgacatgttttttttctctaaatgtttgCTGAGCGTTTGCTCGTCTCTGCCACCTTAGAACTGAGGCTGAGCATTCCCCAATCACTGCCCTTATTTAGTCACAAGGCCACATACAGCCCAGTGTAATAATTAAATCATATTAACAAGGCCTCTTTCATTGATTTCAGCAGGTCATAAAGTAACATGTCATATTAAATAACAGCCGCCACCACAAGCAGACCAGACCCCATACTGACACGTAAACATCTCCTGCGACAAGCCCATACTTTTTTGcatctcacttcctgtctcaccATTTAAGGGAACTTGACATTCTTATCTCACGCTTCTTCAAGGCCCAAGTTTCTGGAACCGATTATCTACTGATTCTGTGTTTCACCGCTTCGTCCACCTCTATCCTAATACATGTTTCAAGTATTtccataacaaataaaaaataagaaa from Solea senegalensis isolate Sse05_10M linkage group LG6, IFAPA_SoseM_1, whole genome shotgun sequence harbors:
- the cep20 gene encoding lisH domain-containing protein FOPNL, with product MATTSELKCVLRDTLESRGVLGQLKARIRAEVFSALDDQREPRPPLSHENLIINELIREYLDFNKYKYTSSVLTAESGQPEAPLDRQFLANELKVIEDASSKSVPLLYGLVSHFLNSSDNRGKVFLRGSSLPTGPTASDTGPGPDA